In a genomic window of Pseudoglutamicibacter albus:
- a CDS encoding prolipoprotein diacylglyceryl transferase — translation MIASNTSLESERQTVWRVTVAWPVTDPVGQQERVDGLTQILTQRKIIGLMGPGRPTRRGLAVELVLPMRETRVLTAQADGAIEPSLGGEEFAAKLHESTGAVIVNGDPASGDFAVLASPKEFSDRQIAGVLEERITSILLVDTVSPDAVEEALDRSDVSGWMSEGERTVVALDSAPSDPTMLIMPGASKLSSSIREYAGRVDVVLWGPSDEGNEPVTRRRRAARNTPLINTYAGARCRPIVLPEMYRPAGSEAASLLLRLEEDFAPLSEDDIKALASMLPPKRVDALVTAINEAPVRGVDPEGGALAPLEDGLMPGEEDEHAVEDGAYSATRAMLEALGEDPDWVELFDGGSPDGGSVRSVGSPAGATVSGRDAESTWAHVAEEDGDETEPDAEETATEEAVTEETVTEETAAGEIEATEQRESDQPDEDPAQLELAGYELDGSEPAEPEVTDSELVEPEPSEARATEHELTEPEVTDAGATEPDPTQPELADSKDESKDESLGGFESQLAGSDVKDSEPEETEQDFNAILEAPATTESPATTDSPAATETSAAAEEPRRATSRSGLPEPTPAGTTPVATETQLKTQPRRIGHIVWLVLGVVVLVAGGLMVLRGIEVVSFPSVPYQSLSTLAIIGGVTALVGAALVLLSVSLWPKSRKAKSK, via the coding sequence GTGATCGCCTCGAACACATCTTTGGAGTCGGAGCGCCAGACTGTATGGCGTGTGACTGTTGCGTGGCCGGTGACTGACCCGGTGGGCCAGCAAGAACGCGTTGACGGTCTCACGCAGATCTTGACGCAACGCAAGATTATTGGCCTCATGGGTCCTGGCCGCCCAACACGCCGCGGCTTGGCTGTTGAACTGGTTTTGCCGATGCGCGAAACACGGGTGTTGACCGCCCAAGCTGACGGAGCTATTGAGCCCAGCCTTGGAGGCGAAGAGTTCGCTGCGAAGCTTCACGAGAGCACCGGCGCCGTTATCGTCAACGGTGACCCCGCATCGGGGGATTTCGCTGTTTTGGCGTCTCCGAAAGAGTTCAGCGACCGCCAGATCGCAGGCGTGCTTGAAGAGCGGATCACCTCGATTCTGTTGGTGGATACCGTCAGCCCGGATGCAGTCGAAGAAGCACTCGACCGAAGTGACGTTTCAGGTTGGATGTCGGAAGGGGAACGCACGGTTGTCGCGTTGGACTCCGCGCCTTCCGACCCTACGATGTTGATCATGCCGGGGGCCTCCAAGCTTTCCTCCTCTATCAGGGAATACGCTGGCCGCGTTGATGTCGTGCTGTGGGGCCCGTCTGATGAAGGCAACGAACCCGTGACACGTCGTCGCCGTGCCGCCCGGAACACTCCGCTGATCAATACGTATGCGGGGGCTCGTTGCCGCCCGATCGTATTGCCAGAAATGTATCGCCCGGCAGGCTCTGAGGCGGCTTCGCTCTTGTTGAGGCTCGAGGAAGATTTTGCGCCGCTGAGCGAAGACGACATTAAGGCGTTGGCATCGATGCTTCCGCCAAAGCGTGTCGATGCGTTGGTGACCGCGATCAACGAGGCGCCCGTTCGTGGTGTGGACCCTGAAGGTGGCGCGTTGGCACCTCTGGAAGACGGGCTCATGCCTGGCGAGGAAGACGAGCACGCCGTTGAAGACGGAGCGTATTCTGCGACACGCGCGATGCTTGAAGCATTAGGGGAAGACCCGGATTGGGTTGAGCTGTTCGACGGCGGCTCACCGGATGGCGGTTCTGTACGCAGTGTTGGTTCACCAGCGGGAGCAACTGTTTCCGGCCGAGATGCGGAATCTACCTGGGCGCACGTTGCCGAGGAAGACGGGGATGAAACAGAGCCTGATGCTGAAGAGACAGCCACTGAAGAGGCAGTCACGGAAGAGACAGTCACAGAGGAGACGGCCGCCGGAGAGATCGAGGCGACTGAACAGCGTGAGTCCGATCAGCCGGACGAAGACCCTGCTCAGCTTGAACTAGCGGGGTATGAACTGGATGGGTCTGAACCGGCGGAGCCTGAAGTAACGGACTCTGAACTTGTGGAACCTGAACCAAGCGAGGCTCGCGCCACGGAACATGAACTAACGGAGCCTGAAGTAACGGACGCTGGGGCAACAGAGCCTGATCCAACCCAGCCAGAGTTGGCTGATTCTAAGGATGAGTCCAAGGACGAGTCGCTGGGCGGTTTCGAATCACAGTTGGCCGGATCGGACGTCAAGGACTCCGAACCGGAGGAAACTGAACAGGACTTCAACGCTATCTTGGAGGCCCCGGCCACAACTGAGTCCCCGGCTACAACTGACTCTCCGGCTGCAACTGAGACATCAGCCGCGGCGGAGGAGCCTCGCCGGGCAACGTCTCGTTCCGGTCTGCCGGAGCCGACCCCGGCGGGAACGACCCCGGTCGCAACCGAGACCCAGCTCAAAACTCAGCCTCGACGCATCGGCCACATCGTGTGGTTGGTCCTTGGGGTCGTGGTCTTGGTAGCGGGCGGGCTGATGGTTCTGAGGGGGATCGAAGTCGTGAGCTTTCCGTCGGTTCCGTACCAGTCGCTGTCAACCCTTGCGATCATCGGTGGAGTCACA
- the ffh gene encoding signal recognition particle protein, which yields MFNSLTERLTSTFRNLRGKGRLSEADVDGTVREIRRALLDADVAVSVAREFAANVKERALSAEVSEALNPAQQVVKIVNEQLVEVLGGQTRRLEFAKSGPTIIMLAGLQGAGKTTLAGKLAKWLSSEGHTPLLVAADLQRPNAVTQLQVVGQRAGVPVYAPHPGVQSEFEEVTGDPVVVARNGVSEARQKQHDVVIVDTAGRLGVDAELMQQARNIRDAISPNEVLFVIDAMIGQDAVATAQAFNEGVDFTGVVLSKLDGDARGGAALSVASVTGKPIMFASTGENVGDFEVFHPDRMASRILDMGDVMTLIEQAERTWDKAEAERMAKKFADQEDFTLDDFLAQMQQIKKMGSMKKMLALMPNMGIDKRQLEQFDDSQADRVEAIVRSMTPHERAAPKIINGSRRARIARGSGVSVSEVNQLLERFTQAQKMMKRMAAQGAMPGIPGGRAARRKGGANKKRGKKYGNPARAAAAARGEKVQGHKQAGSSFAKKQDLKPEDLQLPKGFEKFLR from the coding sequence GTGTTCAATTCTTTAACAGAGCGCCTCACCTCGACGTTCCGGAATCTGCGCGGCAAGGGCCGTCTTTCGGAAGCCGATGTTGACGGTACCGTCCGTGAGATCCGGCGTGCGCTGCTGGATGCGGACGTTGCTGTTTCTGTTGCCCGCGAGTTCGCGGCCAACGTCAAGGAGCGCGCTCTTTCGGCGGAGGTCTCTGAAGCGCTGAACCCTGCCCAGCAGGTTGTGAAGATCGTCAACGAGCAGCTCGTTGAGGTTCTGGGTGGCCAGACTCGCCGCCTTGAGTTCGCGAAGTCTGGCCCGACCATCATCATGCTGGCTGGTCTGCAGGGTGCCGGTAAGACGACGTTGGCCGGTAAGTTGGCTAAGTGGCTCTCTTCTGAGGGGCACACTCCTTTGCTGGTTGCCGCTGACTTGCAGCGCCCGAACGCTGTGACTCAGTTGCAGGTTGTTGGGCAGCGGGCAGGTGTCCCTGTCTATGCGCCTCATCCTGGTGTGCAATCTGAGTTCGAGGAAGTTACGGGTGACCCGGTTGTGGTTGCGCGTAACGGTGTTTCTGAGGCTCGCCAGAAGCAGCACGATGTGGTGATTGTTGACACCGCTGGTCGTCTTGGTGTTGACGCCGAGTTGATGCAGCAGGCTCGCAACATTCGTGACGCGATCTCCCCGAATGAGGTCTTGTTCGTGATCGACGCGATGATCGGTCAGGACGCGGTCGCCACGGCACAGGCGTTCAATGAGGGTGTTGATTTCACGGGTGTTGTCTTGTCGAAGCTTGATGGTGACGCGCGTGGTGGCGCCGCGTTGTCTGTCGCTTCGGTGACGGGTAAGCCGATCATGTTCGCCTCCACGGGCGAGAACGTCGGCGATTTTGAGGTTTTCCACCCTGACCGTATGGCTTCGCGCATCCTGGATATGGGCGATGTCATGACCCTGATCGAGCAGGCTGAGCGCACGTGGGATAAGGCTGAGGCCGAGCGCATGGCTAAGAAGTTCGCCGATCAGGAGGACTTCACCCTTGATGACTTCTTGGCTCAGATGCAGCAGATCAAGAAGATGGGCTCCATGAAGAAGATGCTTGCATTGATGCCGAACATGGGTATCGACAAGCGTCAGCTTGAGCAGTTTGATGATTCGCAGGCGGACCGTGTTGAGGCGATTGTGCGTTCAATGACTCCGCATGAGCGCGCCGCCCCTAAGATCATCAACGGTTCGCGCCGTGCCCGTATCGCTCGTGGTTCGGGTGTTTCGGTGTCTGAGGTGAACCAGTTGCTTGAGCGTTTCACCCAGGCTCAGAAGATGATGAAACGAATGGCCGCTCAGGGTGCGATGCCTGGTATTCCGGGTGGTCGTGCTGCTCGCCGTAAGGGCGGGGCGAATAAGAAGCGCGGTAAGAAGTACGGCAACCCGGCACGCGCTGCAGCGGCGGCTCGGGGCGAGAAGGTTCAAGGCCATAAGCAGGCGGGCTCGTCCTTCGCTAAGAAACAGGATCTCAAGCCTGAGGATTTGCAGCTTCCTAAGGGCTTTGAAAAGTTCTTGCGGTGA